From a single Lolium rigidum isolate FL_2022 chromosome 7, APGP_CSIRO_Lrig_0.1, whole genome shotgun sequence genomic region:
- the LOC124677476 gene encoding arogenate dehydratase/prephenate dehydratase 6, chloroplastic-like — MAAVSLVKAPISQGFRPAGHNPRRGSGVVRCSLQAAVVASRTECLASCAVLSSKVAALVSHPTNGHVAVAAAAAPNGAMLDLVPVSSINGGSRNLPAQLRVADLCPAPMHGSVLRVAYQGVPGAYSEKAADKAYPGCDAVPCDQFDVAFQAVENWIADHAVLPVENSLGGSIHRNYDLLFRHRLHIVGEVQLPVHHCLLALPGVRKEDITRVISHPQALAQCEHTLTRMGLNAAREAFDDTAGAAEYIAANGLRDTAAIASSRAAELYGMEVLTDGIQDDCGNVTRFVMLAREPIVPRMDRPFKTSIVFAHDKEGTSMLFKVLSAFAFRDISLTKIESRPYRPARLVDDASSGTATKTFDYMFYVDFQASLADPRVQNALAEVQEFTSFLRVLGSYPMDMTPMTAGSSTIISSNSSPAPSSSC; from the coding sequence ATGGCTGCCGTGAGTTTGGTCAAGGCGCCCATTAGCCAGGGTTTTAGACCGGCGGGCCACAATCCGAGGAGGGGCAGTGGCGTGGTCAGGTGCTCTCTGCAGGCCGCCGTCGTTGCAAGCCGGACGGAGTGTCTCGCCAGCTGTGCCGTGCTCTCCAGCAAGGTGGCCGCGCTCGTCTCCCACCCCACCAACGGCCACGTCGcggtggcagcggcagcggctCCAAACGGGGCGATGCTGGACTTGGTCCCTGTGAGCAGTATTAATGGCGGCTCAAGGAACCTGCCGGCACAGCTCCGGGTCGCGGACCTGTGCCCCGCGCCGATGCACGGTTCAGTGCTGCGTGTGGCGTACCAGGGTGTGCCGGGGGCGTACAGCGAGAAGGCAGCCGACAAGGCGTACCCGGGCTGCGACGCCGTCCCCTGCGACCAGTTCGACGTGGCGTTCCAGGCCGTGGAGAACTGGATCGCGGACCACGCCGTGCTCCCCGTGGAGAACTCGCTCGGCGGCAGCATCCACCGCAACTACGACCTCCTTTTCCGTCACCGCCTCCACATCGTTGGCGAGGTGCAGCTCCCGGTGCATCACTGCCTCCTCGCGCTGCCGGGCGTGCGCAAGGAGGACATCACCCGCGTCATCAGCCATCCGCAGGCGCTGGCGCAGTGCGAGCACACGCTCACCCGCATGGGCCTCAACGCTGCTCGCGAGGCTTTCGACgacaccgccggcgccgccgagtACATCGCCGCCAACGGCCTCCGTGACACGGCCGCCATCGCGTCCTCCCGCGCCGCCGAGCTGTACGGAATGGAGGTGCTCACAGACGGCATCCAGGACGACTGCGGCAACGTGACGCGGTTCGTGATGCTGGCGAGGGAGCCAATCGTCCCGCGCATGGACCGGCCCTTCAAAACCAGCATCGTGTTCGCCCACGACAAGGAGGGCACCTCCATGCTCTTCAAGGTGCTCTCCGCCTTCGCCTTCCGCGACATCAGCCTCACCAAGATCGAGAGCCGCCCGTACCGGCCGGCCCGCCTTGTCGACGATGCCAGCAGCGGCACGGCCACCAAGACGTTCGACTACATGTTCTACGTGGACTTCCAGGCATCCCTTGCCGACCCGCGCGTGCAAAACGCGCTTGCAGAGGTCCAGGAGTTCACCTCATTCTTAAGGGTGCTGGGGAGCTACCCCATGGACATGACTCCCATGACTGCCGGCTCCTCCACCATTATATCATCTAATTCCTCGCcggccccttcttcttcttgctaA